A window of Hemibagrus wyckioides isolate EC202008001 linkage group LG03, SWU_Hwy_1.0, whole genome shotgun sequence contains these coding sequences:
- the bag5 gene encoding BAG family molecular chaperone regulator 5 isoform X2: MAVRWLCSLFGKPFDGGKRTMDHGNQQQQQPQTQYMAGPFQAFMGPQGPFPGPHPTLVRLDELQREAVALGQQVCSYSGLQSDREYKRLERELARLQLEVDQVETEGRMELQHARKRVAGEVEGLLRYLEGNASHPSRLAIEELSQEAQRLLLAGVVAPFRQGQAQDVAESGEDLVEAVQDVAMRLAQIKTGGSVPLRKARYRALTRVCAVQDVLEGRVRTHTLALPLSDDTHEAVERINHVMVQVSGARCQLVALLMGLSGRDSCAHLARVLTELLVELDALDVSSNSAVRNYRKQVVEEINGLLKHLDLEGEGDDTRRYDLTQNDSIREIEAIRGRVSVLRGEVLRQGIAGQGVELQSLLTHLDQVDTGRNPCIREARRRAVLEIQAVITYIDLREALGRRNPGQDEPPPHAAVWRVLASLSELHFQVLGFDGKRADKSYMMLEELLTKQLLALDAVDPQGDQGTKTARKQAVKYAQNILGYLDMKTDEWEY, encoded by the exons ATGGCAGTTCGCTGGTTATGCAG CCTGTTTGGGAAGCCCTTTGATGGTGGGAAGAGGACCATGGATCATGGCAaccaacagcaacagcaaccaCAGACACAGTACATGGCAGGGCCATTCCAGGCATTCATGGGCCCTCAGGGTCCATTCCCTGGGCCCCACCCCACACTTGTGCGCCTGGATGAGCTGCAAAGGGAAGCTGTGGCGTTAGGACAGCAAGTCTGTTCCTACAGTGGCctgcagagtgacagagagtatAAACGACTTGAGCGGGAGCTTGCGCGACTCCAGCTGGAGGTGGATCAG GTGGAGACAGAGGGACGGATGGAGCTGCAGCACGCTCGGAAGCGGGTAGCGGGGGAGGTGGAGGGATTATTGCGCTACCTGGAGGGTAATGCTTCCCACCCATCTCGATTAGCCATAGAGGAGCTGAGCCAGGAGGCACAAAGGCTCCTGCTGGCTGGGGTGGTGGCTCCGTTTCGGCAAGGACAGGCTCAGGATGTAGCGGAGAGTGGTGAGGACCTTGTGGAGGCTGTGCAGGATGTGGCAATGCGCTTGGCCCAGATCAAGACGGGCGGAAGTGTGCCACTCAGGAAGGCCCGGTACCGCGCTCTTACCCGAGTCTGTGCAGTACAGGATGTACTGGAGGGCCGCGTTCGCACTCACACACTTGCGCTGCCACTGTCTGATGACACCCACGAGGCTGTGGAGCGCATCAATCATGTGATGGTGCAG GTGAGTGGTGCCCGTTGTCAGCTGGTTGCTCTGCTGATGGGGTTGAGTGGGCGGGATAGCTGTGCCCACCTAGCACGTGTCCTCACTGAGCTGTTAGTGGAGCTGGATGCACTAGATGTGTCCAGTAACTCAGCCGTCAGGAACTACAGGAAGCAGGTGGTAGAAGAGATCAACGGACTCCTTAAACACCTTGACCtggagggggagggagatgaCACTCGCAG gtATGACCTGACGCAAAACGACTCCATCCGTGAAATCGAGGCCATCCGAGGCCGTGTGTCTGTGCTGCGGGGAGAAGTACTGAGACAGGGTATAGCAGGccagggggtggagcttcagaGTCTTCTAACTCATCTTGACCAAGTGGACACCGGACGGAACCCCTGCATACGAGAGGCACGGCGAAGAGCCGTTCTGGAGATCCAGGCAGTCATCACCTATATTGACCTCCGGGAAGCTCTCGGCCGCCGGAACCCCGGACAAGATGAACCCCCACCTCATGCAGCCGTGTGGCGTGTTCTTGCCAGCCTCTCCGAGTTGCACTTCCAGGTGCTCGGCTTTGATGGCAAGAGAGCTGACAAGAGCTACATGATGCTTGAGGAGTTGCTGACCAAGCAGCTTCTGGCTCTGGATGCTGTAGACCCTCAGGGGGACCAGGGAACAAAAACTGCTCGTAAACAAGCAGTCAAATATGCCCAGAACATCCTCGGCTACCTGGACATGAAGACAGATGAGTGGGAATACTGA
- the bag5 gene encoding BAG family molecular chaperone regulator 5 isoform X3 — protein MDHGNQQQQQPQTQYMAGPFQAFMGPQGPFPGPHPTLVRLDELQREAVALGQQVCSYSGLQSDREYKRLERELARLQLEVDQVETEGRMELQHARKRVAGEVEGLLRYLEGNASHPSRLAIEELSQEAQRLLLAGVVAPFRQGQAQDVAESGEDLVEAVQDVAMRLAQIKTGGSVPLRKARYRALTRVCAVQDVLEGRVRTHTLALPLSDDTHEAVERINHVMVQVSGARCQLVALLMGLSGRDSCAHLARVLTELLVELDALDVSSNSAVRNYRKQVVEEINGLLKHLDLEGEGDDTRRYDLTQNDSIREIEAIRGRVSVLRGEVLRQGIAGQGVELQSLLTHLDQVDTGRNPCIREARRRAVLEIQAVITYIDLREALGRRNPGQDEPPPHAAVWRVLASLSELHFQVLGFDGKRADKSYMMLEELLTKQLLALDAVDPQGDQGTKTARKQAVKYAQNILGYLDMKTDEWEY, from the exons ATGGATCATGGCAaccaacagcaacagcaaccaCAGACACAGTACATGGCAGGGCCATTCCAGGCATTCATGGGCCCTCAGGGTCCATTCCCTGGGCCCCACCCCACACTTGTGCGCCTGGATGAGCTGCAAAGGGAAGCTGTGGCGTTAGGACAGCAAGTCTGTTCCTACAGTGGCctgcagagtgacagagagtatAAACGACTTGAGCGGGAGCTTGCGCGACTCCAGCTGGAGGTGGATCAG GTGGAGACAGAGGGACGGATGGAGCTGCAGCACGCTCGGAAGCGGGTAGCGGGGGAGGTGGAGGGATTATTGCGCTACCTGGAGGGTAATGCTTCCCACCCATCTCGATTAGCCATAGAGGAGCTGAGCCAGGAGGCACAAAGGCTCCTGCTGGCTGGGGTGGTGGCTCCGTTTCGGCAAGGACAGGCTCAGGATGTAGCGGAGAGTGGTGAGGACCTTGTGGAGGCTGTGCAGGATGTGGCAATGCGCTTGGCCCAGATCAAGACGGGCGGAAGTGTGCCACTCAGGAAGGCCCGGTACCGCGCTCTTACCCGAGTCTGTGCAGTACAGGATGTACTGGAGGGCCGCGTTCGCACTCACACACTTGCGCTGCCACTGTCTGATGACACCCACGAGGCTGTGGAGCGCATCAATCATGTGATGGTGCAG GTGAGTGGTGCCCGTTGTCAGCTGGTTGCTCTGCTGATGGGGTTGAGTGGGCGGGATAGCTGTGCCCACCTAGCACGTGTCCTCACTGAGCTGTTAGTGGAGCTGGATGCACTAGATGTGTCCAGTAACTCAGCCGTCAGGAACTACAGGAAGCAGGTGGTAGAAGAGATCAACGGACTCCTTAAACACCTTGACCtggagggggagggagatgaCACTCGCAG gtATGACCTGACGCAAAACGACTCCATCCGTGAAATCGAGGCCATCCGAGGCCGTGTGTCTGTGCTGCGGGGAGAAGTACTGAGACAGGGTATAGCAGGccagggggtggagcttcagaGTCTTCTAACTCATCTTGACCAAGTGGACACCGGACGGAACCCCTGCATACGAGAGGCACGGCGAAGAGCCGTTCTGGAGATCCAGGCAGTCATCACCTATATTGACCTCCGGGAAGCTCTCGGCCGCCGGAACCCCGGACAAGATGAACCCCCACCTCATGCAGCCGTGTGGCGTGTTCTTGCCAGCCTCTCCGAGTTGCACTTCCAGGTGCTCGGCTTTGATGGCAAGAGAGCTGACAAGAGCTACATGATGCTTGAGGAGTTGCTGACCAAGCAGCTTCTGGCTCTGGATGCTGTAGACCCTCAGGGGGACCAGGGAACAAAAACTGCTCGTAAACAAGCAGTCAAATATGCCCAGAACATCCTCGGCTACCTGGACATGAAGACAGATGAGTGGGAATACTGA
- the bag5 gene encoding BAG family molecular chaperone regulator 5 isoform X1 yields MCANVFGMLKSLFGKPFDGGKRTMDHGNQQQQQPQTQYMAGPFQAFMGPQGPFPGPHPTLVRLDELQREAVALGQQVCSYSGLQSDREYKRLERELARLQLEVDQVETEGRMELQHARKRVAGEVEGLLRYLEGNASHPSRLAIEELSQEAQRLLLAGVVAPFRQGQAQDVAESGEDLVEAVQDVAMRLAQIKTGGSVPLRKARYRALTRVCAVQDVLEGRVRTHTLALPLSDDTHEAVERINHVMVQVSGARCQLVALLMGLSGRDSCAHLARVLTELLVELDALDVSSNSAVRNYRKQVVEEINGLLKHLDLEGEGDDTRRYDLTQNDSIREIEAIRGRVSVLRGEVLRQGIAGQGVELQSLLTHLDQVDTGRNPCIREARRRAVLEIQAVITYIDLREALGRRNPGQDEPPPHAAVWRVLASLSELHFQVLGFDGKRADKSYMMLEELLTKQLLALDAVDPQGDQGTKTARKQAVKYAQNILGYLDMKTDEWEY; encoded by the exons ATGTGCGCGAACGTCTTCGGCATGTTGAAAAG CCTGTTTGGGAAGCCCTTTGATGGTGGGAAGAGGACCATGGATCATGGCAaccaacagcaacagcaaccaCAGACACAGTACATGGCAGGGCCATTCCAGGCATTCATGGGCCCTCAGGGTCCATTCCCTGGGCCCCACCCCACACTTGTGCGCCTGGATGAGCTGCAAAGGGAAGCTGTGGCGTTAGGACAGCAAGTCTGTTCCTACAGTGGCctgcagagtgacagagagtatAAACGACTTGAGCGGGAGCTTGCGCGACTCCAGCTGGAGGTGGATCAG GTGGAGACAGAGGGACGGATGGAGCTGCAGCACGCTCGGAAGCGGGTAGCGGGGGAGGTGGAGGGATTATTGCGCTACCTGGAGGGTAATGCTTCCCACCCATCTCGATTAGCCATAGAGGAGCTGAGCCAGGAGGCACAAAGGCTCCTGCTGGCTGGGGTGGTGGCTCCGTTTCGGCAAGGACAGGCTCAGGATGTAGCGGAGAGTGGTGAGGACCTTGTGGAGGCTGTGCAGGATGTGGCAATGCGCTTGGCCCAGATCAAGACGGGCGGAAGTGTGCCACTCAGGAAGGCCCGGTACCGCGCTCTTACCCGAGTCTGTGCAGTACAGGATGTACTGGAGGGCCGCGTTCGCACTCACACACTTGCGCTGCCACTGTCTGATGACACCCACGAGGCTGTGGAGCGCATCAATCATGTGATGGTGCAG GTGAGTGGTGCCCGTTGTCAGCTGGTTGCTCTGCTGATGGGGTTGAGTGGGCGGGATAGCTGTGCCCACCTAGCACGTGTCCTCACTGAGCTGTTAGTGGAGCTGGATGCACTAGATGTGTCCAGTAACTCAGCCGTCAGGAACTACAGGAAGCAGGTGGTAGAAGAGATCAACGGACTCCTTAAACACCTTGACCtggagggggagggagatgaCACTCGCAG gtATGACCTGACGCAAAACGACTCCATCCGTGAAATCGAGGCCATCCGAGGCCGTGTGTCTGTGCTGCGGGGAGAAGTACTGAGACAGGGTATAGCAGGccagggggtggagcttcagaGTCTTCTAACTCATCTTGACCAAGTGGACACCGGACGGAACCCCTGCATACGAGAGGCACGGCGAAGAGCCGTTCTGGAGATCCAGGCAGTCATCACCTATATTGACCTCCGGGAAGCTCTCGGCCGCCGGAACCCCGGACAAGATGAACCCCCACCTCATGCAGCCGTGTGGCGTGTTCTTGCCAGCCTCTCCGAGTTGCACTTCCAGGTGCTCGGCTTTGATGGCAAGAGAGCTGACAAGAGCTACATGATGCTTGAGGAGTTGCTGACCAAGCAGCTTCTGGCTCTGGATGCTGTAGACCCTCAGGGGGACCAGGGAACAAAAACTGCTCGTAAACAAGCAGTCAAATATGCCCAGAACATCCTCGGCTACCTGGACATGAAGACAGATGAGTGGGAATACTGA